The genomic DNA ACGTTGCCGGCCGCTCCGGTGCCGCATCGAGATACAGAGCCAGCTTCTCGATCTCGCGAGTCATGATTGCACGATCGCCGCCCCCGGCCTGGGCGAGCCGCCGCGCAACCCGCGCGCCGAGCCGCAACCCCAGATCGCGCGCGATCTGCGTCGCGAGCCCCTCCAGCTGCTCCACACCCGGCACGTAGCACGCCAGCGCCAGCGCGGCCGGCGAATCGAGTGCAAGCTTCGCCACCTTCGCGGTCGCCTTCAGCGATGGTGCGATCATCACCACCGGATTGCCCGCGCGCTCGCCCTCGAGCAGCGCCGAGACCGCCGCGAGGCTTTCCTCCCCCACCCCGGTCACGCGCACGTACCGGGCCGTTCCGAACAGCGAGAGCGAGGTCGCCTCATCCGCCAGCCGCGCGGGGTCACTCCGCAGCGTCGCGCCGTCCAGGTCGATCCGCTCGGCGTCAGCGCCCATCGCCCGCCCCAGCCGATCGGCAAGCGCCATCGCGCCCGCTTCGTCCGGGCCAAATAACAAATACAATCGGATATCCGCCGGCGGCCGGTCGAGCGCCGCTTTAAGCCGCGCCTCGGTCGCCTTCACGGCCGGCAGCTCATGGCGCTGGGGGCGTGCGCCCCACGGTGACCGCCACGCGCGTAACGATCTGGTCCGCCACGATGTCGGACAGCCGCTCCAAAGCGGTGCTTTCCGCCGCGATCGTGGCATATTCCGAACCGACCACGTCAATCCCGGCGTCCGATCCCGCCGTCGCGTCGAGCACGACGCCGCCCTGCCCCAGTTCGACCAGCTGATAGCGTGCGCGCAGAATCCGCCGCTCGCGCGCGACCGAATCGTCACGTCGGATCGCAAGCCCGGTGATTTCGTCGTCGAGCTTCACCTGCAAGCGATAGCGCGCCGCGCCGGACGGTGCCGCGCCGAGCCGATCGCGCAGCGCATTCGCGACCAGCCACCCCGCCTTGCCCTCGATCGGCGCAACCTCGACCTGGCCAAGCCCCGTAGCGACCGCCCCCGATCCACCACCGGCGTACAGCGGCTTCAATCCGCACCCGCCCACCAGCGCGAACGCTGGTGCCAGCACAACGAGGGTCAGCGCGCGCTTCATGCGACGATGTTCACCAGTCGGTCGGGCACCACGATCACCTTCTTCGGCACCTTGCCCTCGAGCGCGCGGACGATCTTCTCCAGCCCCAACGCCTGCGCTTCGGTGGCGTCCTTCGCCATCCCCTTGGGCAGCACGATCGTGTCCTTGAGCTTGCCGTTCACCTGCACCGCGATCGTCACTTCATCATCGACCAGCATCGCCGGATCGACCACCGGCCAAATAGCCTCGGCGATCAGCCCGGCCTGCCCCTGCGCCGCCCAGGCCTCCTCCGCGAGGTGCGGCACCATCGGCGAAACGATCCGCAGCAACGTCGCCAGCGCCTCCGTGCGATCCGCAGACGGCGCCGCCTTATCGATCGCATTGGCCAGCGTGTAGATCAGCGCGACGGCTTTGTTGAACTGCAGCCCCTCGATCGCCTCGGCGACGCCCTTGACGGTGCGGTGCGCCACCTTGCGCAACGCAATGTCCTCGCCCGCACCAGCCGCCTCGTCGCCGAGCAACCGCCACAGCCGCTGGATGAAGCGCCACGCGCCCTCGATGCCGTTCTCGCTCCACTCCAGATCGCGCTCGGGGGGCGAGTCCGACAGCATGAACCACCGCACCGCGTCCGCACCGTATTGATCGACGATCGGCTCGGGATCGATCGTGTTCTTCTTGGACTTGGACATCTTTTGGATACGACCGACTTCAATCGGCAGACCAGACTGCGTGTCGAACACGCTACCATCGACGCGAGTTATTTGATCAGGTGAACGCCACTCAACGACTTCGTAGTCGTCGGTAGACTCCCACCCAAGACTTTCGCGTTCGTTGTCAGTTGGCGGACGACGAAGGGTGTACGTCTCGTGCGTCACCATCCCCTGTGTGAACAGCCCTGCGAACGGCTCGCCCACGTCGATCAGGTCGAGATGCTGCAGCGCCCGCGTCCAGAACCGTGCGTACAGCAGGTGCAGGATCGCATGCTCCACCCCGCCGATATACTGGTTCACCGGCAGCCACTGCTCCGCCACCGCGCGATCGAACGGCCTGTCCGCCGGCTGGCTGGCGAAGCGTATGTAATACCACGATGAATCCGCGAACGTATCGAGCGTATCGGTCTCGCGCACAGCGTCCGCTCCGCACGATGGACACGCCACGAACTTCCACGTCGGATGCCGATCGAGCGGATTGCCCGGGATGGCAAAGCTCACGTCCTCGGGCAGCACCACCGGCAATTGATCGCCCGGCACCGGCACCGCGCCGCACGCGTCGCAATGGATGATCGGGATCGGCGTGCCCCAATAACGCTGCCGGCTGACGCCCCAGTCGCGCAGCCGGAACACCGTGGTTCCCTCGCCCCAGCCGCCCGCCTCGGCGCGCTGGATCACCGTGCGCTTGGCATCCTCGATGTCCATTCCGTCGAGGAAGTGCGAATTCACCAGCGTGCCTGGGCCGCTATAGGCCTCCGCTTCACCGAACGCCGCCTCGTCCTTCGCGCCATCGGACACGACACGGCGGATCGGCAGCTGGTACTTGGTGGCGAATTCGAAATCGCGCTGGTCATGCGCCGGCACGCCGAACACCGCACCCGTGCCATAGTCCATCAGCACGAAATTCGCGATGTAGACGGGCAATTCCCAGGCCGGATCAAAGGGATGCACCGCCTTCAGCCCGGTGTCGAAGCCCTTCTTCTCCTGCGTGTCGAGCTCCGCCGCAGTCGTGCCGCCGCGCTTGCACTCTTCGATGAACGCCGCCGCCGCAGGGTCGCTCGCCG from Sphingomonas radiodurans includes the following:
- the holA gene encoding DNA polymerase III subunit delta yields the protein MKATEARLKAALDRPPADIRLYLLFGPDEAGAMALADRLGRAMGADAERIDLDGATLRSDPARLADEATSLSLFGTARYVRVTGVGEESLAAVSALLEGERAGNPVVMIAPSLKATAKVAKLALDSPAALALACYVPGVEQLEGLATQIARDLGLRLGARVARRLAQAGGGDRAIMTREIEKLALYLDAAPERPATCEEEALDAVGADLGETEMGDVIEAVVAAKPAALGEALRRMDEAGVSPIPWLRALARRLASLAEMKSEVAAGGDVGSVMKRHRVFFKEEAGTGAALRRWSPEALVRALDEVRRAERALMAGATAGDVLASQAMLGLITRLRGAA
- the leuS gene encoding leucine--tRNA ligase encodes the protein MSSGTGQRFNALAADARWQRTWEERGTFAADDHSPKPKSYVLEMFPYPSGRIHMGHVRNYTMGDVLARYRRMNGMEVLHPMGWDAFGMPAENAAMEKGVHPGGWTRENIATMKAQLKRLGFALDWSREFATCDPEYYGHEQALFLKFYEAGLVYRRESAVNWDPVDMTVLANEQVIDGRGWRSGALVEKRKLNQWFLKITQFADDLLTGLGDLKDWPDKVRLMQENWIGKSQGLTFRFALTDAAGTGEGVVEVYTTRPDTIFGASFVAVAADHPLAQGVAASDPAAAAFIEECKRGGTTAAELDTQEKKGFDTGLKAVHPFDPAWELPVYIANFVLMDYGTGAVFGVPAHDQRDFEFATKYQLPIRRVVSDGAKDEAAFGEAEAYSGPGTLVNSHFLDGMDIEDAKRTVIQRAEAGGWGEGTTVFRLRDWGVSRQRYWGTPIPIIHCDACGAVPVPGDQLPVVLPEDVSFAIPGNPLDRHPTWKFVACPSCGADAVRETDTLDTFADSSWYYIRFASQPADRPFDRAVAEQWLPVNQYIGGVEHAILHLLYARFWTRALQHLDLIDVGEPFAGLFTQGMVTHETYTLRRPPTDNERESLGWESTDDYEVVEWRSPDQITRVDGSVFDTQSGLPIEVGRIQKMSKSKKNTIDPEPIVDQYGADAVRWFMLSDSPPERDLEWSENGIEGAWRFIQRLWRLLGDEAAGAGEDIALRKVAHRTVKGVAEAIEGLQFNKAVALIYTLANAIDKAAPSADRTEALATLLRIVSPMVPHLAEEAWAAQGQAGLIAEAIWPVVDPAMLVDDEVTIAVQVNGKLKDTIVLPKGMAKDATEAQALGLEKIVRALEGKVPKKVIVVPDRLVNIVA
- the lptE gene encoding LPS assembly lipoprotein LptE, with product MKRALTLVVLAPAFALVGGCGLKPLYAGGGSGAVATGLGQVEVAPIEGKAGWLVANALRDRLGAAPSGAARYRLQVKLDDEITGLAIRRDDSVARERRILRARYQLVELGQGGVVLDATAGSDAGIDVVGSEYATIAAESTALERLSDIVADQIVTRVAVTVGRTPPAP